A genome region from Halorussus pelagicus includes the following:
- a CDS encoding HEAT repeat domain-containing protein, with the protein MTSLFELEKTGDVDQLTSLLAKSNSEPVRRRAADILGEVEAEDHEVLDPLVTAVQNDDSEAVRAAAIDALDQRHAVERLVAALTGEEIPTDGAEWARAEALAETLSADQPELRMASANALGRIGNKAGTKALVKRLGDPDPRVRARAARALGRIEDPRAVAALRKRLGDESVEVRRESADSLGRIGGDEALSALLDLLDDESETVRRIAANSLGNFGSAKPLDALVSLLSDEIEAVRRAAVFSLIELLSNAPGQQSHDLRERMVEKLSATDHRSVVDSLVDILEEGTQAHQRRNAAWLLGRVAGDDNREAAIEALASVLDDKDGMTAQFAATSIAEVGGEAAEDALLDVLDDTEASSDARAKAAFTLGKVGGERARRRLNEIIDDTDDEEVRKRAFSALSKLGGRG; encoded by the coding sequence GTGACTTCGCTGTTCGAACTGGAGAAGACGGGCGATGTGGACCAACTCACCTCGCTGTTGGCCAAGAGCAACAGCGAGCCGGTCCGTCGGCGCGCGGCCGACATCCTCGGCGAGGTGGAGGCCGAGGACCACGAAGTGTTGGACCCGCTGGTGACGGCCGTCCAGAACGACGACAGCGAGGCTGTTCGCGCGGCGGCCATCGACGCGCTCGACCAGCGCCACGCCGTCGAGCGACTCGTCGCCGCGCTGACTGGTGAGGAGATTCCGACCGACGGCGCCGAGTGGGCGCGGGCCGAGGCGCTGGCCGAGACGCTTTCTGCCGACCAACCCGAACTTCGCATGGCGTCGGCCAACGCTCTCGGGCGCATCGGCAACAAGGCCGGGACGAAGGCGCTGGTCAAGCGACTCGGCGACCCCGACCCGCGGGTTCGGGCGCGGGCAGCGCGCGCGCTCGGCCGCATCGAGGACCCGCGGGCTGTCGCCGCACTTCGGAAGCGACTGGGCGACGAGAGCGTTGAGGTCCGTCGGGAGTCCGCCGACTCGCTCGGGCGCATCGGCGGCGACGAGGCGCTGTCGGCGCTGTTGGACCTGCTGGACGACGAGAGCGAGACGGTTCGGCGAATCGCGGCCAACTCGCTGGGCAACTTCGGGAGCGCGAAACCGCTGGACGCGTTGGTGTCGCTGCTCTCCGACGAAATCGAGGCGGTTCGGCGAGCAGCGGTGTTCTCGCTCATCGAACTCCTGTCGAACGCGCCGGGCCAACAGAGCCACGACCTCCGCGAGCGAATGGTCGAGAAGTTGAGCGCCACCGACCACCGGAGCGTCGTGGACTCGCTGGTCGATATTCTCGAAGAGGGCACGCAGGCCCACCAACGTCGGAACGCGGCGTGGTTGCTCGGGCGAGTCGCGGGCGACGACAACCGCGAGGCGGCCATCGAGGCGTTGGCGTCGGTGCTGGACGACAAGGACGGGATGACCGCGCAGTTCGCCGCGACGAGCATCGCGGAGGTCGGCGGCGAAGCGGCCGAGGATGCGCTGCTCGATGTGTTGGACGACACGGAGGCGAGCAGCGATGCGCGCGCCAAGGCGGCGTTCACGCTCGGCAAGGTTGGCGGCGAGCGGGCGCGCAGACGACTCAACGAAATCATCGACGACACCGACGACGAGGAAGTTCGAAAGCGGGCGTTCTCCGCGCTGTCGAAACTCGGTGGCCGCGGATAG
- a CDS encoding polysaccharide deacetylase family protein — protein sequence MGSVVLSLDAELAWGFHDRETMPEDRVTTARESWLRLLDLFDDHGIPATWAVVGHLFHDSCDGDHEAHPTPEGWFDRDPGTWEGRDEQWYGAKLIDAIEDADADHEIGSHTYSHVEMGHTTREIASAEMRECVELAEDRGLSVDSVVFPRNYVGHRDVLAAYGVKSYRGTQPRQWYDRGPLGALSKLLGWPTGAVSPTLVTPEEDEYGLVNIPASLYLFCFEGRPRAAVERVTDDPVVSVAKRGIDRASAENGVFHMWLHPNNLTDERDFDRLDAILSYLAQVRDTTPLSVETMGSIAADIKDDEPLPREPIGPR from the coding sequence ATGGGTTCTGTCGTACTCTCCCTCGACGCCGAACTCGCGTGGGGGTTCCACGACCGCGAGACGATGCCAGAAGACCGGGTGACCACGGCCCGCGAGTCGTGGCTTCGCCTGCTCGACCTGTTCGACGACCACGGGATTCCGGCGACATGGGCAGTCGTGGGTCACCTGTTCCACGACTCCTGCGACGGCGACCACGAGGCGCATCCGACACCCGAAGGGTGGTTCGACCGCGACCCCGGTACGTGGGAGGGCCGCGACGAACAGTGGTACGGCGCGAAGCTAATCGACGCCATCGAGGACGCCGACGCCGACCACGAAATCGGCTCCCACACCTACTCGCACGTCGAGATGGGCCACACCACGCGGGAAATCGCGTCGGCGGAGATGCGCGAGTGCGTCGAACTCGCCGAGGACCGAGGTCTCTCGGTCGATTCGGTCGTCTTCCCGAGAAACTACGTCGGCCACCGCGACGTGCTGGCGGCCTACGGCGTCAAGAGCTACCGGGGAACCCAACCCCGGCAGTGGTACGACCGCGGCCCGCTCGGGGCGCTGAGCAAGCTACTGGGGTGGCCTACGGGCGCGGTTTCGCCGACGCTGGTCACCCCCGAGGAGGACGAGTACGGACTGGTCAACATCCCGGCCTCGCTCTATCTGTTCTGCTTCGAGGGCCGACCGCGGGCCGCCGTCGAGCGCGTGACCGACGACCCCGTCGTCAGCGTGGCCAAGCGCGGCATCGACCGCGCGAGCGCCGAGAACGGCGTGTTCCACATGTGGCTCCATCCGAACAACCTGACCGACGAGCGGGACTTCGACCGACTCGACGCTATCCTCTCGTACCTCGCGCAGGTTCGGGACACGACCCCGCTTTCGGTCGAGACGATGGGGTCCATCGCGGCCGACATCAAGGACGACGAACCGCTCCCGCGCGAGCCTATCGGCCCGCGCTAA
- the glmU gene encoding bifunctional sugar-1-phosphate nucleotidylyltransferase/acetyltransferase has translation MQAVVLAAGEGTRIRPLSASLPKPMLPVADRPLAAHAADAAVSAGADELILVVGYEAETVREYFGEEYAGVPVTYAVQREQAGTADAVRAAREHLDGEFAVLNGDNLYDPAGVERLFEAGPSVGAHRVEDPTSYGVLSTAGDSVTDITEKPAEPQTDLANTGAYVFPAEAREWLDVPASERGEREITDVLARTVREHEVTAVEIDRWLDVGRPWELLEANEWKLAALDRAVRGSVHEDADLRGAVVVEEGAAVDSGVVVEGPALIRSGASVGPNAYVRGATLVGEDATVGHGVEIKNSVLMAGATVGHLSYVGDSVLGRDVNFGAGTTVANLRHDDAPVKITVKGERVSTGRRKFGVVVGDDAKTGINVALDAGTILSPRVGIVPGETVTRDR, from the coding sequence ATTCAGGCAGTCGTCCTCGCCGCCGGTGAGGGCACCCGAATTCGGCCGCTGTCGGCGTCGCTCCCGAAACCGATGCTCCCGGTTGCCGACCGACCGCTGGCCGCCCACGCCGCGGACGCGGCGGTGAGCGCGGGCGCTGACGAACTGATACTCGTCGTCGGCTACGAGGCCGAGACGGTCCGCGAATACTTCGGCGAGGAGTACGCGGGCGTCCCGGTAACCTACGCGGTCCAGCGCGAGCAGGCGGGGACCGCCGACGCGGTGCGCGCGGCCCGCGAGCATCTAGACGGCGAGTTCGCGGTGCTGAACGGTGACAACCTCTACGACCCCGCGGGCGTCGAACGACTCTTCGAGGCCGGGCCCAGCGTCGGCGCGCACCGCGTCGAGGACCCGACGAGCTACGGGGTCCTCTCAACGGCGGGCGACTCCGTCACCGACATCACGGAGAAACCCGCCGAGCCGCAGACTGACCTCGCCAACACCGGTGCCTACGTCTTCCCCGCGGAGGCCCGCGAGTGGCTGGACGTACCCGCCAGCGAGCGCGGCGAGCGCGAGATTACCGACGTGCTGGCGCGCACCGTCCGCGAACACGAGGTCACGGCGGTCGAAATCGACCGCTGGCTCGACGTTGGCCGCCCGTGGGAACTGTTGGAGGCCAACGAGTGGAAACTCGCCGCCCTCGACCGCGCCGTCCGCGGGTCCGTCCACGAGGACGCCGACCTCCGGGGTGCGGTCGTGGTCGAGGAGGGCGCGGCCGTGGATTCGGGAGTCGTCGTCGAGGGTCCCGCGCTGATTCGCTCGGGCGCGAGCGTCGGCCCGAACGCCTACGTCCGCGGTGCGACGCTGGTCGGCGAGGACGCAACGGTCGGCCACGGCGTCGAGATAAAAAACAGCGTCCTAATGGCGGGCGCGACCGTCGGCCACCTCAGTTACGTCGGCGACAGCGTGCTGGGCCGAGACGTGAACTTCGGCGCGGGGACGACCGTGGCGAACCTCCGCCACGACGACGCCCCCGTAAAAATCACTGTCAAGGGCGAACGCGTCTCGACGGGCCGCCGGAAGTTCGGCGTCGTCGTCGGCGACGACGCGAAAACCGGTATCAACGTCGCGCTCGACGCGGGCACGATACTCTCGCCGCGCGTCGGAATCGTGCCGGGCGAGACCGTGACTCGTGACCGGTGA
- a CDS encoding CheF family chemotaxis protein: MSEKVIADFVARFSLDTFDSPEPVKGRIVLSRKRLVLASGDSKTTVPLSSIFDINVGQVPGDLESFFQDTITIAYRKDDRRRTAVVEAGSEEVTRFKTVLFKAQLNGSKAKVKHPSRVGGRVTGASFRPSKLKIRPGEVEFVGSESVTVNLANVTHFQKETRERGSVLAVRHADEGQSVTSEFAIESDRKLNLLGRYLRLEYSELAQEVEEVTTSEDEMEALVAIYSGARSGDLAGTLGVDSSRVTMLLNDLREKGLIDEGQKGLSLTAQGQLLVSDRIESVNT; the protein is encoded by the coding sequence ATGTCCGAAAAGGTAATCGCCGACTTCGTCGCACGTTTCAGCCTCGATACGTTCGACTCGCCGGAGCCGGTCAAAGGTCGAATCGTCCTCAGTCGGAAGCGTCTGGTGCTGGCGTCCGGCGACTCGAAGACGACGGTGCCGCTCTCGTCTATCTTCGATATCAACGTCGGACAGGTCCCCGGCGACCTCGAATCGTTCTTTCAGGACACGATCACCATCGCGTATCGGAAAGACGACCGTCGCCGGACCGCGGTCGTCGAGGCCGGAAGCGAGGAGGTGACCCGGTTCAAAACCGTGCTGTTCAAGGCCCAACTCAACGGCTCGAAGGCGAAAGTCAAACATCCCTCGCGGGTCGGCGGCCGCGTGACCGGCGCATCGTTCCGGCCCTCGAAGCTCAAGATTCGACCCGGCGAGGTCGAGTTCGTCGGGAGCGAGTCGGTGACGGTCAACCTCGCCAACGTCACCCACTTCCAGAAGGAGACCCGCGAGCGCGGGTCGGTCCTCGCAGTCCGTCACGCCGACGAGGGTCAGTCAGTCACCTCGGAGTTCGCCATCGAGAGCGACCGGAAACTCAACCTTCTCGGGCGGTATCTCCGCCTCGAATACTCGGAACTCGCCCAAGAGGTCGAGGAGGTGACGACCTCCGAGGACGAGATGGAGGCGCTGGTCGCCATCTACTCGGGGGCGCGAAGCGGCGACCTCGCCGGAACGCTCGGCGTCGATTCGAGTCGAGTCACGATGCTGCTCAACGACCTTCGGGAGAAGGGCCTTATCGACGAGGGCCAGAAGGGCCTGTCGCTGACCGCGCAGGGCCAACTTCTCGTCAGCGACCGCATCGAGTCGGTCAACACTTAG
- a CDS encoding ArsR/SmtB family transcription factor: MEAVELLRVLGNKYNAEILRATNEPMSAQELSDELEIPIATSYRRIEELTEVDLLELSGREFSDEGRRTKVYRRNVDALEFTFEEKNIDVSVDDRPDVDNSLADVWRDLKAE; encoded by the coding sequence ATGGAGGCCGTGGAACTGCTCCGAGTGCTCGGCAACAAGTACAACGCCGAGATACTCCGCGCCACGAACGAGCCGATGTCGGCTCAGGAGTTGAGTGACGAACTCGAAATCCCGATAGCGACGAGCTATCGCCGTATCGAGGAACTCACCGAGGTTGACCTGCTCGAACTGTCGGGCAGGGAGTTTTCCGACGAGGGGCGGCGCACCAAAGTGTACCGACGCAACGTGGACGCGCTCGAGTTCACCTTCGAGGAAAAGAACATCGACGTGTCCGTCGATGACCGCCCGGACGTGGACAACTCGCTGGCAGACGTGTGGCGCGACCTGAAAGCAGAATGA
- the glmS gene encoding glutamine--fructose-6-phosphate transaminase (isomerizing) — protein MCGIIARIGGDDDSAVDELLTGLENLEYRGYDSAGVAIKNGGGPEVFKRQGEISHLKDALADDVPEGGLGIGHTRWSTHGPPSDANAHPHTDCTGEVAVVHNGIIENYDELKAELQSRGHAFESDTDTEVIPHLVEEQLAEGTDPETAFRETIEKLSGSYAVAMITKHDHAVYATRRGSPLVLGVDEGEYFLASDVPAFLDFTDDVIYLDDGDVVVVNPDGHRISTTEGETVERSVQTVDWDPEDAGKGGYDHYMLKEIHEQPAALRQTLRGRADPPTGDIHLEEFPEGTFAGVNRVQFVACGTSYHAGLVGSQFLSSGGVPAQAFLASEYATAQPPVDENTLVVGVTQSGETADTLSALRRANASGARTLAVTNVVGSTAARECDDALFIRAGPEIGVAATKTFSSQVVSLALLAERLVRDATGSRTDDARERLEALSDLPGHVQQILDYTSARRVAESYRDSEAYFFIGRGAVRPVALEGALKFKEISYEHAEGFAAGELKHGPLALVTPETPVFAVFTGRNDEKTLGNVKEAEARGAPVVAVASPEQEMVHQYADEVLTIPETHPDVAGVLANVQLQLLSYHAADLLGRAIDKPRNLAKSVTVE, from the coding sequence ATGTGTGGCATCATCGCGCGAATCGGCGGTGACGACGACAGCGCGGTCGATGAACTGCTCACGGGACTCGAAAATCTGGAGTACCGCGGGTACGACTCGGCCGGGGTGGCCATCAAGAACGGCGGCGGTCCGGAGGTGTTCAAGCGCCAAGGCGAAATCTCGCACCTGAAAGACGCCCTCGCTGACGACGTTCCCGAGGGCGGCCTCGGCATCGGTCACACCCGCTGGAGCACCCACGGACCGCCGAGCGACGCGAACGCCCACCCCCACACCGACTGCACCGGCGAGGTTGCAGTCGTCCACAACGGCATCATCGAGAACTACGACGAACTGAAAGCCGAGTTGCAGTCCCGCGGCCACGCTTTCGAGAGCGACACCGACACCGAGGTCATTCCCCACCTCGTGGAAGAGCAGTTGGCCGAGGGGACCGACCCCGAGACCGCGTTCCGCGAGACCATCGAGAAGCTCTCGGGGAGCTACGCGGTGGCGATGATAACGAAACACGACCACGCGGTGTACGCCACTCGACGCGGGTCCCCGCTGGTGCTGGGCGTGGACGAGGGCGAATACTTCCTCGCCAGCGACGTGCCCGCGTTTCTCGATTTCACCGACGACGTGATATATCTGGACGACGGCGACGTGGTCGTCGTGAACCCCGACGGCCACCGCATCTCGACTACCGAGGGCGAGACGGTCGAACGCTCGGTCCAGACGGTCGATTGGGACCCCGAAGACGCCGGAAAGGGCGGTTACGACCACTACATGCTCAAGGAGATTCACGAGCAACCCGCCGCGCTCCGCCAGACCCTCCGCGGCCGGGCCGACCCCCCAACCGGCGACATCCACCTCGAAGAGTTCCCGGAGGGGACCTTCGCGGGCGTGAACCGGGTCCAGTTCGTCGCCTGCGGGACCTCCTACCACGCAGGTCTCGTTGGGTCCCAGTTCCTCTCTTCGGGCGGCGTGCCCGCCCAAGCGTTCCTCGCCAGCGAGTACGCGACCGCTCAACCGCCGGTCGATGAGAACACCCTCGTTGTCGGCGTGACCCAGAGCGGCGAGACCGCCGACACCTTGAGCGCGCTCCGGCGGGCCAACGCCTCCGGCGCGCGAACGCTGGCGGTGACGAACGTCGTCGGTTCGACTGCGGCCCGCGAGTGCGACGACGCGCTGTTCATCCGGGCCGGGCCGGAGATCGGCGTCGCGGCGACCAAGACCTTCTCCTCGCAGGTCGTCTCGCTCGCCCTGCTGGCCGAGCGCCTCGTCCGCGACGCGACGGGGTCGCGCACCGACGACGCCCGCGAGCGTCTCGAAGCCCTCTCGGACCTGCCGGGTCACGTCCAGCAGATTCTCGACTACACGAGCGCCCGCAGAGTCGCCGAAAGCTACCGCGACAGCGAGGCGTACTTCTTCATCGGCCGGGGCGCGGTCCGACCGGTCGCGCTGGAAGGGGCCTTGAAGTTCAAGGAAATCTCCTACGAACACGCCGAGGGGTTCGCGGCGGGCGAGTTGAAACACGGCCCGCTCGCGCTCGTCACGCCCGAGACGCCCGTCTTCGCGGTGTTCACCGGCCGCAACGACGAGAAGACGCTGGGCAACGTCAAGGAGGCCGAGGCGCGGGGCGCGCCCGTGGTCGCGGTCGCCAGCCCCGAGCAGGAGATGGTCCACCAGTACGCCGACGAGGTGCTGACGATTCCCGAGACGCACCCCGACGTGGCGGGCGTGCTGGCCAACGTCCAGTTGCAACTGCTGTCGTACCACGCCGCCGACCTGCTCGGGCGCGCCATCGACAAGCCGAGAAACCTCGCCAAGAGCGTGACCGTCGAGTAG
- a CDS encoding chemotaxis protein CheW, with the protein MPETVGDVQVLEFRLEDRKYCIDIAHVDEIVDKDELTPLPNSDPRVEGVMDLRGITTTIINPKRVLDLEETETGERVVVLESDDGDEDGSVGWLIDAVNQVVSIDTDDVDESVESGSVRGIIRQDDDFVVWVKPEEINN; encoded by the coding sequence ATGCCAGAGACAGTCGGCGACGTTCAGGTCCTCGAATTCCGTCTGGAGGACCGGAAATACTGCATCGACATCGCCCATGTGGACGAGATCGTGGACAAGGACGAACTGACACCACTTCCGAACTCCGACCCTCGTGTCGAAGGGGTGATGGACCTCCGGGGTATCACGACGACGATCATCAACCCCAAGCGGGTGCTCGACCTCGAAGAGACCGAGACCGGCGAGCGCGTCGTCGTCCTCGAAAGCGACGACGGCGACGAGGACGGAAGCGTCGGGTGGCTCATCGACGCGGTGAATCAGGTCGTCAGCATCGACACCGACGACGTGGACGAGAGCGTCGAAAGCGGCTCGGTCCGGGGAATCATCCGGCAGGACGACGACTTCGTGGTCTGGGTCAAGCCCGAAGAGATCAACAACTGA
- a CDS encoding DUF7521 family protein, with protein MQTIELLYVVFSATLATAGLSMVGIAVRAYSRTSRQAMFHLSIGFTLIVAAAIATTVSAFVTRFEQTRMLLSVNYLITTIGYLFVIYSITGDE; from the coding sequence ATGCAAACGATAGAACTGCTGTACGTCGTGTTCAGCGCCACGTTGGCAACTGCCGGTCTCTCGATGGTCGGAATCGCGGTCCGCGCGTATAGTCGGACCTCCAGACAGGCGATGTTCCATCTCTCGATAGGGTTTACGCTCATCGTCGCCGCCGCGATAGCGACGACTGTGAGTGCCTTCGTGACTCGCTTCGAACAGACCCGAATGCTGCTGTCGGTCAACTATCTTATCACCACTATCGGCTATCTGTTCGTCATCTACAGTATCACCGGCGACGAATGA
- a CDS encoding PAS domain S-box protein has translation MGHAIRVLLVDDDPAIADLTATYLERASDRIETVVETSPDAALDHVTRQSIDCVVSDYEMPEMDGLEFLDAVRETAPSLPFILFTGRGSEEIASEAISAGVTDYLQKATGSDQYAVLANRVENAVAQFRAEREAEEADERIRRIFERITDAFFALDDEWRFTHVNERAADFFGRDADDLLGEDIREAFSKDLGEQFHAAYRKAFDVQEPVTLEAESTFQPGTWLEVRVYPAEDGLSVYFRNVTERRGVQMELRETKQKIEALHDVAARAVACTSEQEIYDLAIEAAEEILAFDLCTVDAVESDELVTRAVSKVVSTDGYYDRTPLDTEDNLAATVFREGETSLVEDLHATNMVPAESEYRSALTVPIGDLAVFQAVSKDVDGFNYGDRELAELLAAHISEALARIRTETELRAERDRFAALFENVPNAVVRYEIDGTDAICRSVNPAFEDVFGWPEDEIVDSPVDDYILSDDQREEAEALNERVSHGQRIEGEEVHRRTRDGGRDFLLHTAPAGDGDDEAFAIYVDISEQKERERQLARQNARLEEFASVVSHDLRNPLNVALGRFDLLAEEVESEHLPPIARSLDRMDGLVEDLLTLARQGQVVDDPQPVELSAAARQAWETVDTGEASLSINDDAVVDADAARFRELLENLFRNAVEHGSASSRRADDDAERDSANGVVVDRADSELVVEVGVLDDGRGFYVADDGPGIPEHERERIFDHGFTTDEEGTGFGLAIVSSIANAHGWNVEAVDCDSSEETGSDCDGARFEFSRAPVRDKSASER, from the coding sequence ATGGGGCACGCCATCCGCGTCTTGTTGGTGGACGATGATCCGGCCATCGCGGACCTGACTGCCACGTATCTGGAGCGGGCGAGCGACCGCATCGAGACGGTCGTCGAAACCAGTCCGGATGCGGCCCTCGACCACGTAACCCGCCAGAGTATCGACTGCGTGGTCAGCGACTACGAGATGCCCGAGATGGACGGTCTCGAGTTTCTGGACGCGGTCCGCGAGACCGCTCCGTCGCTTCCGTTTATCCTGTTCACTGGACGAGGGAGCGAGGAAATCGCCTCCGAGGCCATCTCGGCGGGCGTCACCGACTACCTCCAGAAGGCGACCGGCTCCGACCAGTACGCTGTGCTGGCCAACCGCGTCGAGAACGCCGTCGCTCAGTTCCGCGCAGAGCGAGAAGCCGAGGAGGCCGACGAACGGATTCGCCGCATCTTCGAGCGAATCACGGATGCCTTCTTCGCGCTGGACGACGAGTGGCGGTTCACCCACGTCAACGAGCGCGCGGCCGACTTCTTCGGCCGCGACGCCGACGACCTCCTCGGCGAGGACATCCGAGAGGCGTTCTCGAAGGACTTGGGCGAGCAGTTTCACGCGGCCTATCGGAAGGCCTTCGACGTGCAGGAACCGGTCACGCTCGAAGCCGAATCGACGTTTCAGCCCGGAACGTGGCTGGAAGTTCGGGTCTACCCCGCAGAGGACGGCCTGTCGGTGTACTTCCGGAACGTCACCGAGCGTCGCGGTGTCCAGATGGAACTCCGCGAGACCAAACAGAAGATAGAGGCCCTTCACGACGTTGCCGCCCGAGCGGTCGCCTGCACGTCCGAACAAGAGATTTACGACCTCGCCATCGAGGCCGCCGAGGAGATTCTGGCGTTCGACCTCTGCACAGTGGACGCCGTGGAGAGCGACGAACTGGTCACGAGGGCCGTCTCGAAGGTGGTCTCGACGGACGGCTACTACGACCGCACCCCGTTAGACACCGAGGACAATCTCGCGGCGACGGTCTTCCGCGAGGGCGAGACCTCGCTGGTCGAAGACCTCCACGCGACGAACATGGTGCCCGCCGAGAGCGAGTACCGGTCGGCGCTGACGGTTCCGATAGGCGACCTCGCGGTGTTTCAAGCGGTCTCGAAGGACGTGGACGGCTTCAACTACGGCGACCGCGAACTCGCCGAACTGCTCGCGGCCCACATCTCGGAGGCGCTGGCCCGCATCCGGACCGAGACCGAACTCCGGGCCGAGCGCGACCGCTTCGCCGCGCTGTTCGAGAACGTTCCCAACGCGGTCGTGCGCTACGAAATCGACGGCACCGACGCGATTTGCCGGTCGGTGAATCCGGCGTTCGAGGACGTGTTCGGCTGGCCCGAGGACGAAATCGTTGACAGCCCCGTGGACGACTACATCCTGTCGGACGACCAGCGCGAGGAGGCCGAAGCCCTCAACGAGCGAGTGAGCCACGGCCAGCGCATCGAAGGGGAGGAGGTCCATCGCCGGACCCGCGACGGCGGACGGGACTTCCTGCTCCACACCGCACCGGCGGGCGACGGCGACGACGAGGCGTTCGCCATCTACGTGGACATCAGCGAGCAGAAGGAGCGCGAGCGCCAACTGGCCCGCCAGAACGCGCGACTGGAGGAGTTCGCCAGCGTCGTCAGTCACGACCTCCGCAATCCGCTCAATGTCGCCCTTGGCCGGTTCGACCTGCTCGCCGAAGAAGTCGAGAGCGAACACCTTCCGCCCATCGCCCGGTCACTCGACCGGATGGACGGTCTCGTCGAGGACCTGCTCACGCTCGCCCGGCAGGGACAGGTCGTGGACGACCCCCAACCCGTCGAACTCTCGGCGGCCGCCCGGCAAGCGTGGGAGACCGTCGATACCGGCGAGGCGTCGCTATCGATAAACGACGACGCCGTGGTGGACGCCGACGCCGCCCGGTTCCGGGAACTGCTGGAGAACCTGTTCCGAAACGCGGTCGAACACGGGTCTGCGAGCAGTCGTCGTGCCGACGACGACGCGGAACGCGACTCCGCGAACGGTGTCGTCGTGGACCGCGCCGATTCGGAACTCGTCGTGGAGGTCGGCGTGCTGGACGACGGCCGCGGCTTCTACGTTGCCGACGACGGGCCGGGAATCCCCGAACACGAGCGCGAGAGGATATTCGACCACGGGTTCACGACCGACGAGGAGGGCACCGGCTTCGGTCTCGCTATCGTCTCTTCCATCGCAAACGCTCACGGCTGGAACGTCGAGGCCGTGGACTGCGACTCCAGCGAGGAGACCGGCAGCGACTGCGACGGCGCGCGCTTCGAGTTCTCTCGCGCCCCCGTCCGGGACAAATCGGCGTCGGAACGTTGA
- a CDS encoding archaellin/type IV pilin N-terminal domain-containing protein: MKEKIKERLTDRGQVGIGTLIVFIAMVLVAAIAAGVLINTAGFLQTKSEQTGQESSAQVSNRVQVVSAFGVVGNEEVEQVNLTVMRGSGSDDINLSAATIEWIGPEEAKTLTYNETADDSSFSVSPIKDPDGSSPVLNTQDDRFKVSMNATKISSALGEGEEVKLKLTTQYGAVTQYRANVPQSLSQESAVTV; encoded by the coding sequence ATGAAAGAGAAAATCAAAGAGCGGCTAACTGACAGAGGTCAGGTCGGTATCGGTACGCTCATCGTGTTCATCGCGATGGTGCTCGTCGCAGCAATCGCAGCGGGCGTGCTCATCAACACGGCTGGGTTCCTCCAGACCAAATCCGAGCAGACTGGTCAGGAGAGTAGTGCACAGGTCTCGAACCGCGTGCAGGTCGTCAGTGCGTTCGGCGTCGTCGGTAACGAGGAAGTCGAACAGGTTAACCTGACGGTCATGCGTGGCTCCGGGTCGGACGACATCAACCTCTCGGCGGCCACCATCGAGTGGATCGGGCCAGAGGAAGCCAAGACGCTGACGTACAACGAGACTGCGGACGACAGCAGCTTCTCGGTCAGTCCCATCAAGGACCCCGACGGCTCCTCGCCGGTCCTCAACACGCAGGACGACCGGTTCAAGGTCTCGATGAACGCTACCAAGATTTCCAGCGCACTCGGTGAGGGCGAAGAGGTCAAACTCAAGCTCACCACCCAGTACGGCGCTGTGACTCAGTACCGTGCCAACGTGCCGCAGTCGCTCTCCCAAGAGAGCGCAGTCACGGTCTAA